The Strix uralensis isolate ZFMK-TIS-50842 chromosome 4, bStrUra1, whole genome shotgun sequence genomic interval TGGGTGTATGTATCTATGGTGTTGGGTGTGTCTCAGGTCTGTGTTGTGTATAAGTTGTTTCTaatctgctcttttttcttttgggttgATGTTGTGATGCTGTTTCTAATTGTTTCCTGTGTTGACCCCAAGCTTAATGTATTCCCTTGTCTTGAGCAGAGGATGGAGCTGTATCAGCATCCTTTTTTGTCTACTTTGGATAGGTGTTGTGGGTATATAGGGTGGATCTTACTAGGGGCTTTTGCTTCATAGTTTTGTGCTTAGGTATGATCTTGGTCTTATGCTTTTATTAGTGGTTGTCTTAGAAGTAGCTGCTGAATTGATATAGAAAGTGGTGCTCAAGCTTGCCGCATGAGTACATTCTGCTGAGGGTACCCAGCAGATCTCTTTGTTGCAGTGGCTTATCCTTTTGTCATATTTCCTGTTTAGAAAGGGTGGTTAGATTCCCTGTGTAAGTACAGTTAGGATAAGctgctgggagggaaaaaaaaataatattaatggtacaaaactttttttatcCCTGGAGCCTTTGCTGCCAGAGGAGCATCACCTACTGCAGCTGGGGTATGGGTGCCTTACTTAATTCAGGCTGAAAGCAGGCATGTGGTGTGTCAGTTAAGTCATGTGGACCTTTTGGTAATTACATCAGATATGATGAGTCATGAAGTGAAGCTTGTTAAAAAGCTCCATCTCTGCCTTATCAGTGGATGTTTGTTTGCTGTGGCATGGTTGCTCCATCTGATGTCATTCACTCAGGCTGGAGAtgttctcttgtttgtttttttttttatgctgtgtttCAGCTGGCAGAACAATTTAAAAGCTTGCTGCAATTGCTTCTGGAGTGCCTGAGAAAGGCATTGTTGGAGATACTGCCAGCCTAGATCAGGCTGCTGTTTTCTAAGGAGGGCACAGGAAGAGTTCAGCTTCTGCAAGGGTGACACCTCCACCTTTATGTGGCTTGCAGAAGCTAGGAGAACAGCatgaaaagaggagagggagataATCTATCAAGTGGATGGTTTATTCCTTGGGTTAGCAGGTGATGAGAGTTAATATTCTCTAGGAGCAAGATACATGAGTTATAgggattttgatttttctcttctttgctgTTTCCCATACTGCTAGAGAAGACAACCTAGGTAAAGGACCTTTCAAAGCTCCTGTGGGGCTGTGAAGTGTGACACTGCTGTTTTCTAGGTGGTTACCTTGAACTGGCAGTCCCCTGCCCACGTCTGCTCTGAGCTGGATTCCAGTGGGGTGGTCAACTGCCTTAAGTGAATTAGATGGGTGAATTCCTTAGGGCAGAACTATGCTTGGCATTCTTTGATAGCTAAAATCCCTCAGTCCCTCTGACAACCCCTGTCTGAGGTTTTTTTAGCTTTTGAAGTCATGTGGTTCTAAAATAAGTTTTCTAGTGCATTTTTGTCCCTTATTCCAGTGCACTGCCCTGGTTCCTGCTCACAGCTGCAGGTCCTACAGACTAGGTGTTGAAGAAAGGAAACCCCcaccttggctttttttttctttgcagatagGTTGGTAGAGGACTGAGCTTGCAGACAATCTGGGTGCTCTCCTGGCCACTCatctccctggggacaggcagcaccCATTTGCAGGGCAGGCTGTCCTTAAGCTGGGTGTAGTGGCATGAGAACATGTGGAACTACTGGCCAAGGGGGTCCTCAGCCACTTTTTTTGTCCCTTCATCCTAACCCAGTTCAGAAGAAGCCTGCATTGCCTCTGGGATCCTGGCTGGGCTTTTCCTGCAGTGCAAAGGGGCACAGCCTGAGCGTGAGGGGGTGATGTGCTCTGGGTAAGAGCTGGACTGCAAGTGGGCAGTTGCTGAGTCCCAGATAACCCAATGGAGGTGATGGCTTGGAGAAACAAGAGGATAGCAGagggctggcacaggcagggtTTGCTAGCAGAGATTAATGCAGCACTATTGATCTGGAAACCAAAGCTTGGCTGGCAATGACCatgcaggagaggggaggggaaaaaaaccccaaggcttAAATGAGCAGTGTGCTGCCTTTGGCCATGCTTGCTGTCCTGGGAAATGTCCCTGTGACTTGTGACCTGCTTGGCTGTGAGTGCTCAGCCAGCAGTCAAGGATTATTCCTGCATCCACTTTTGGCTCACCCTCTGCATTTATATCCCTTAGATATTATCAGAAACTTCCTGACTCATCCTGGCTAACAGTATTGCCAGCTTTTAGAGGTCCCTATAAGTTTGCCTCTGAAGTTCAAGCAGATCATGAGAACTTTGCTGACCCAATGAGCAAGCAAGCAACATGGGATACCAGGGTGGCTTTGCAGAGAGGTGGTAAGCTGCCTGTGTCCAAGGGTGGAAGCATCTACACTTACAGAGATGTGACACTTTCAAAGGGCTACCAGCCCTGCAAGGGTCCTGCTGTGCCTGATGTAACAGCAGCACGTCATGCTACAGGCTGCAGAGGCTGTCTGCTACCTGTTGGAGAAGTCAAACATCTGAAATGCCACAGTGTGCTggaaaaaggattattttacaGCAATACACATAAATGGTGGACCCTGACCTGAAGAACACTAAGGGTCAAGGGATGCTCAGTCTGGGTTTGGCACTTCCAGCATCTTCTGCTACCACATGGCAGCTGATTTCTGGCCTGGCTTGGCCATCTCCAGTGCCTCTTAAAACAGTTGATGAGTGCTCTGCTCAGGGCATGCATAAGCTGCAAGCTACTCCTGGCAATGTAATCTCAGGTTAGCTGGGCACCTTCAGGCAGTACTGCAGAGGTTGAGAGGTTTGCTGTTGCAATAGTACTTGCAGTGGGAAGCCTTGCATCACTGCTGATGGGGGAGGCTGACTTGATGTTGGTGTAGCTTGTGTCTGTGGGGAAATAATCTAATTATCTGAGGTCAGAACTGTGGGTGCAGGGAGGCTGGTGGAGCTGCGACAGGACATGCTGGGCCAGAGTACTTGAATTCTTCACTCAGCCTTCTAGCAACTTGTATTGCTGATATGTCTTTCCACACATGCATCTCCAAAGCAGACCCTCTGCTCTCTGGCAGTGACCATGCCTCCTCTTGCATAAGGCCCagaatggctgcatggtgttaAATCCTTGAGAAAGACCCTGTTGCTCAATGCTCCTCATGAATCCAGCCAGAGAGTTCATGTCCCACCCTTGGCCATGAAAACCAGGGGGCTGTGTTCTCACATAGTTGTCGCTGATGGCACCTTCAGTTCTTGTGATGTGGGAGGTTGTGGACTAACAGTACCTGCCAGAAATGGCTTTTATaccttcctttaaaaaaggaGATGTGGTTTCGGCAGCCCCCTTTGTACTCTGCCACCTGCCACCAAAAGTGAGTGTGTTGGCAAGACCATATGGGGATGCTTCAACCTGGTCAAGAAAGGGCAACGGTTCAGTGTAAAAGGGAAAGGGTTCAGTGTAAAAGCAAAAAGGGAACAAATCAACCACTAGAACCTCAATATCAACATGAAGAGGCAGGTTCTTGCAGCTTGTTTCTGGACACTGAAAGTGATGTACCAAATGGTGTTGGCCCCTAGCAGATGTTGCTGCAGGTGCTTTGCAGGTCCCACCACACTGGCAAGCGACCTGCCTGTGCTGTAGGAGACCTGGCACTTGCTGCCTGTGGCACACTGGTGTGGAGAGCCATGCGAAGGGATGGAGTGGCACAGGGAGTATTTAGTTTTATGGTGTTGCAGTTCCTGAACTGAGCAAGGGAGCCACCTGCCTCTGCAGAAAGAGGGGACAGGATGAGTGGGGACCCATCAGGTCTGTTGGATGGAGCCACCACTTTGGGCAGGCTTTGTCCTGGTAAAATACTGTGGGTAAAGTCAAGCTGTGAAAACCAGTGCATTTATCTGAACTAGTGGCTTTTAAGCTCAGGATTATCACAGTAATGCAGCTCAAGTTCATATGCCATTAACTCCCAGGTATTAACCAGGAAGCCTGAGATGTAGAGGTCTTGGGATGAGGAGACATCAGAGTGCCCTGTTGACAGCAGAAGCCTTGCAGGAGCCCAGTATGCTTTGGAAAGATGTCTGTGGGACATCTTTCCTGCTGCTGTGGTTGGGCTGGGTACAGAAACCATGCATGCTGAGCCAGGTGGACTCACTTGGTAACCAGACTCCAGTTTGTCATCTATTTCCCCTCCCTTATCCTAAGGTCTGTCAGCCTTGTACCTCAGCAGATGGAGAGCCTGAGGAGGGTGAAGGTTCAGAGACATCTCCAAGTGCCTGTTGCTGGGAGAAGAGCACCCATGGCCTCAGTCCCACCTCCCAGACCCTCCTGCTTGGGAAGTGGGGTCCATCACAGGTGTATCTGCagtgccaggaaaaaaaagcctttggatCAAGCATGCTAGGGACTTGTGCTCCTAAATACCTTGGGATCTAGAAGTCATACCCCAGAGCTGGCTTTAAATCCCTGGCCAAGCATGTTTGCAGTTTCTAGACAGAAAATGCCTTCATGAAACATGTGCTATGTACCCAGCACTCAATGCAGTGAGCCAGAGGTCCTTAGCTGAGATGTCCCTTCTGCTGTTGTCCTCCACTGCAGGTGTACAGGTTGAGTGAAACCATATTAGACACCTGCAGTCTTCTGTTTGTGCTGATGGCTAAAAACACCCTAAACATGGTTTAGTGAGTCCCTGCTCACCAGTGCTACATCCTGCCTTTTCTACACACAGGTGCTAAGTGTTTCTATCTCTCCTTCAGCACAAGGTGCTATCTGTGCCCTGGGAGCCTGTGGTTCTCCTGGGTGCTCAGCAGTGAGGGGCTTTGCTGGAGGAACCCTATGTTGCACAACCCCTGCTCCCAAATTTGAGTCCTTCCCATGCTGTTATTTCTTGGTGCAGCTTTATGTGTGATAAGAATTGCATGGTGGGCCAGCAACAGCTCTGTTCCATCTAAAACATCTCTGGTGTAGGCTGGGTCCTTTCTTGCAACCTTGGGTGTCACCTGCATGGGTGGCATTTCAGACTGACTTTGGGGCGACAGCAAATTTGGCTGTGGTGGTTGGCAACATCTCCTTGAAGGGTGGCTTGGTGATGGGGAGGAGACCCTTGTGTTCCCACCAGTGATGCCCAGCTATGTATAATCTGCAAGCTCCTGCTCACAGAGAGCTACCATAATAGTTGTCTGTGCTCTCACTGCTGTTGTTTCTCATTTAGATAAGAACCAAACCCCTGTCTCTGGAGTTGAGGTGGGAGTTTGGCTTCAGGAGTCCAACTAATTCAGCACTTTGCTGAGTGTTTTTGTCCTCCACACTCATATAATAATTAGTTCATTGAGGCTTGTTTGCACCAGAGCAAGTTCTTGCTCTTCCCAGTGCTGGGCTTGGGATGATCTGGGGgtataaataaatgaatgcatGGGAATAAAAATCCCTCCTGGTGTCACTTAGTGTTGGCATGGTCTTCCCTCAGCCTGACCATGCTGAGGGAGTTAGCTGCTAGCGCTGGCCCAGTGCTGAGTTTAGCCCTGGAGAGTAGAAAGAGGGGGGGGAAGCCCCAGCAGTCTGCTGGTGGGGATAGAGGAAAAAATGACTCATCTTCATGCTAAGAAATGAAAACGAATGAATGCACAAGGAAAtggggggagaggaaaaagagatgtCTTGTGTTATCATTCCCAGctgtgtggtggttgctgctgaGAAGGAGCTTGCTCCCCTGCTGCTTTGCTGgctgctgggaggagatgctgggAAGATGgagggggtgtttgggggtggggaggatcccaactctgggggaaaaaatggtgCTGACCCATGCCAGGACAACTGGTCTGGTTTAAACATCACCTCTAGCTGTGCAGGGATATTTCCCGTCTCTTTATTTTAGATGGCTCTcagcatttaaatttatttctataaattttatataaactTATTTCTATCTTCATTCCCAAATCCTTTAGTCATCACCCAAACCCCAGGTTGCCCCAAGGGTTTCGCATTATCAATACCTTTTTGTCTCACTCCTAGGACTGGGCGATGACTCCAGAGCTGTGCTCTTTGCCCCCACcagcccttccttcccctcaGAGGGGATCCCAGCAGCACCAGGTTCCAGGGATGCTGCTGTCCCCACACCAGATCCTGGCCAGTCCTCACTGCCTGTGTCCACAGGACCTGCTGAAGACGGGGCATCCTCCAGGCCAGCTGAGGGGGATGGCCACAATGCCACCCCTGTGGCAGCActgtcccctgctcctgcctctgtcACTGTGAGCTCCATCACCGCAGCCACCACCATAGCAGACAGGCCATTCATAGCCTCCAAGCCCAGCTTGGTGTCACCAACCTTGGAGACAACCCCAGGTCTTCGGACAGCAAATACTGCCAGCTTGGCAAGAGGCACGATGGATCtgggggcagctcccagccccacggGTATACCTacatcatcctcctcctcctccctccccaccagtGACCTGTACTCTTCCCCTGGGATAGTCTTGTCCCCAACACCTGTCCTCATGAGCCCCGGCACCACCCAGCCACCGGCGCTGACCAAGGACATCCCTTCCCTAGGGACGCTGGTCATGGCATCAAGCCTGGCCATGCAGCCAACGTCCCCCCCAGTGACTGTGACAAGCCCCACCGCAGCTGAGGCCACGGCCACCGGCAAAACCACCCCCTCCACCGGAGTCACCATGGAAGAGGTCCCACGCGCCTTGAGCGCAGGTGAGCCCCACCGCTCtccatatgcatatataaatataatgtCAACCTCAAGGTGCTTAGATAAGAGGGGCAGACCCCCTGAATTGGGAGGGAAGAGGTGGTCAACTTTCCAAGAGCCCCATTCAGCAAAAGCTGAGCTTTCCTGAAGAAGCCTATGTCATCTGTCCCAACAGTGGAGACAAGGAGTCGTAGATACCAAACCTCAGTTGCCCAGAGCTGTGAATAAAATCCTTAGTTGCAAATTTGACTTGAAAAACTTAAGGATGAGAGGAAACAAGTGCCTGGATAGTGGGTGCAGCCTGAGTTAGGAAGACATaggttttctttctccctcctaGAGACCTCACTAATCTGACACTAGCTTTCACCTGCCTTCTTCTGTAAGCTCAGATAGCTTAAATGTGCTTCATAAGGCCAGAAAACGGAGGGATCTGGAGCATTTTATAGCCTTGGCTCAGCACTAAATGCTGCCTGGTGCTGGGAGAAGCAACAAGGAGCAAGTCCATAGTCCTCAAGCAAAGCCCAGCTGTGTTTTCTCCCAAATCCACCTGCCCTGCCTTTATGGGAAGGGGGTCACTGCAAAAATACAGGGGTGCCCAGCATCCTCCACAGGAGCTTTGGGAAGTGGTGAGGGCATGCCCCCTCCCACCAGAGATGGCTAGCACGGGTGTATCAGGTGTGGGGTGGGTGCTATGGGGCTGGGACTTAGGGGGCACTGAGCGCTGCCCTTTCTGATGGACCCTCTGCAGGGAGCATCGTGGCCATAACCGTGACGGTCATcgtggtggtggtgctggtttTTGGGGCAGCGGCGTACCTCAAGATCAGGTAAGGCTGCTTTCGGGGTGCTTTTGCTGAGGCTGACAGCATCTTTCACTACCACAAGGGTTATGCTCAGGGGAAAAGCCTTGGGGAGATGGTGTCCCCAAGCCTGGTGGGGTGATGGGCAGCCTCTAGTCCCAGCATGGCTGCGTTTTCTACCACATCTATACTGAgagttttgcttcctctttttttacaACAGCCTCACTCAAATGCCAGAGATACTGTTCAGCATAGTCATAACCAGTAATTATCCCTAGGGTAAGCTGCTGCCACGGGTCTTGCTGTGACTTAGACAATaaacagcagcacagcccagcgCTGAGCATCTGTAATGAGGCTTTGCTGACAACTGAGACGAGGTCTTGTTTTAATTCCATGGCATGTCCCAGTCTGGTTCAATGGGGGCAAAAGCCTGCCTGGGCTTATTTTCTGTCCTGGTGCTTCCTGCTAAAATATCCTAAAGCTTGACCCAGTGAGGacttgcatgcatttttttttgccCCATGGTAAAATAACAAATAAAGCACCAAAGCAACTGGTAACACTGGGTTTGCTTTCCCCTGGCAGGCATTCCTCCTATGGCAGGCTTTTGGATGACCACGAGTATGGCTCCTGGGGCAACTACAACAACCCTCTCTATGACGACTCCTAGCACggatgaggagaaaaaaaaaaaaaaaaatccttaatttataAGTGCTTCTGCAGCAGAGCATCCGCTGTTGAGGAGATGCCTGGGCGCCAAgccactgctgcaggcaggattACGGCGGGTCCGGTGGACGACAGGCAAGCGGAGGGTGGGCACACAGCGCCCACAATAAACATGAATTTTGGCCTTTGCGTAGGAAACTCTGAGTCCAGGGGCACGATGGCTACTTGGTTTTCCAGGCAAGGGAACCTAAATTCTCCagggggaagggatggggggaggtaAAGGGAGAGGATTGAAGTTCAGCCAGCACCATGGGATCCTTTGAAATGCTGCTGCCCCACGGCTCGGGGTGGGTGGGGGAACACGGGGGCTGCTGAGCCAGAGACAGCAATGTGCAGGGGTCTCCCATGCTTTCGTATGCTCCTTTCTCTGAAATTACCTCCTTGCATCATCCTGCTATGAAATACTTCACCTTGCCTCACCATGGACCACGAGCAGTTATGGGGCT includes:
- the PARM1 gene encoding prostate androgen-regulated mucin-like protein 1, coding for MGCCCRLLFLALLLLPAGLGDDSRAVLFAPTSPSFPSEGIPAAPGSRDAAVPTPDPGQSSLPVSTGPAEDGASSRPAEGDGHNATPVAALSPAPASVTVSSITAATTIADRPFIASKPSLVSPTLETTPGLRTANTASLARGTMDLGAAPSPTGIPTSSSSSSLPTSDLYSSPGIVLSPTPVLMSPGTTQPPALTKDIPSLGTLVMASSLAMQPTSPPVTVTSPTAAEATATGKTTPSTGVTMEEVPRALSAGSIVAITVTVIVVVVLVFGAAAYLKIRHSSYGRLLDDHEYGSWGNYNNPLYDDS